Proteins found in one Rhodopirellula islandica genomic segment:
- a CDS encoding cytochrome c family protein — translation MMLITPRRETLAILTIWLSLWSGLAFTPLATADDGMQFRGQQTLSDQELLEVGQLLGVGNRLYGRQPEASVATIQPNNSRRPDRLVAAEIDPLAAFADPSAGADPLGGDDPLAGLGSNEPLKPPAAKTPEKKDPHEGLWTEECYPSAESCRACHPKHYDEWSVSSHAYATVSPMFQRFEQAITELTEGTVGYFCMRCHSPVATQLEIPRTVSILDQPPVAREGVTCITCHRINEHYGRSSNGDRRIEPGNIHAPVGRGGDGAGLAAALANAEKNKLKTHSGQKGAGQAIHNGSYFFEPLTKSDICASCHQVAVHPGISLEVVHAQYRSSPAAKCGISCQDCHMGAVPGKAAGYEESHIAEISGKPYGNPKKHSNHTFWGPGYSIAHPGIFPHNPKAKAFTPRQWLTFDDRAGWGTEEFERNVTKGMQFPKPWDNADDRRDARKVIDANNAKLDQKRGYSAMTLEAGAQVSDPVFYTTPQVGMPLKLGYRVDNISTGHNLPTGSLGAQPQLWLNAALINPNGQRVWETGYLDANADLCDMHSVEVAKGRIPRDKGLFNLQTKFLINNVRGTDREAALPLNFSLDQLVFLRPGAVPVSVLNHPPLIRMEAHSIAPLDHRVAKYTIPAEAFQVPGPYRLSVRMRSRTEPMYFMRQINSTPDMIRRMNERMIDICHDSHTFMVR, via the coding sequence ATGATGCTCATCACTCCTCGTCGTGAAACGCTCGCGATTCTGACAATCTGGCTGAGCCTCTGGAGTGGTCTTGCATTCACGCCATTGGCAACCGCTGACGATGGGATGCAATTCCGTGGCCAGCAGACCCTGAGCGATCAAGAACTGCTCGAAGTCGGCCAACTGCTGGGCGTTGGCAATCGCCTGTACGGACGCCAGCCAGAAGCCTCCGTCGCGACCATCCAGCCCAACAATTCACGGCGGCCAGATCGCTTGGTCGCTGCCGAGATCGATCCGCTGGCTGCCTTTGCCGATCCTTCCGCCGGAGCGGATCCCCTCGGCGGCGATGACCCGCTGGCAGGTCTTGGCAGCAACGAACCGCTCAAACCGCCTGCTGCCAAAACGCCGGAGAAGAAGGATCCACACGAAGGACTGTGGACGGAGGAGTGCTATCCGTCGGCCGAATCCTGTCGTGCCTGTCATCCCAAACACTACGATGAGTGGAGCGTCAGCAGCCATGCGTACGCCACGGTCTCGCCGATGTTCCAACGCTTTGAACAAGCGATCACGGAACTGACCGAAGGCACGGTGGGGTACTTCTGCATGCGGTGTCACTCACCGGTTGCGACGCAGCTCGAAATCCCGCGCACGGTCAGCATTCTGGATCAGCCCCCCGTGGCCCGCGAAGGGGTGACATGCATCACGTGTCACCGAATCAATGAGCACTACGGGCGTAGCAGCAACGGCGATCGTCGAATCGAACCAGGCAACATCCATGCTCCGGTCGGTCGTGGCGGCGACGGTGCGGGTCTGGCTGCGGCTCTGGCCAACGCGGAAAAGAACAAACTCAAAACCCATTCAGGTCAAAAGGGTGCGGGCCAAGCGATCCACAACGGGTCTTACTTTTTCGAACCGCTCACCAAGTCAGACATTTGCGCTTCGTGCCATCAAGTCGCGGTGCATCCCGGCATTTCGCTGGAAGTCGTGCACGCTCAGTACCGCAGCAGCCCCGCGGCGAAGTGCGGGATATCCTGCCAGGACTGCCACATGGGGGCGGTCCCCGGCAAAGCTGCCGGCTACGAAGAAAGCCATATCGCTGAGATCTCGGGCAAGCCCTACGGGAACCCCAAGAAACACTCCAACCACACCTTTTGGGGTCCCGGTTATTCGATCGCTCACCCAGGGATCTTCCCGCACAACCCCAAGGCCAAAGCCTTCACACCACGCCAATGGCTGACGTTTGACGACCGCGCCGGCTGGGGCACCGAAGAATTTGAACGCAACGTGACGAAGGGAATGCAGTTCCCGAAACCTTGGGACAACGCAGACGATCGGCGAGATGCTCGCAAAGTCATCGACGCCAACAACGCCAAGCTCGATCAGAAACGTGGCTACTCAGCGATGACACTGGAAGCCGGCGCTCAAGTCAGCGATCCGGTGTTCTACACCACGCCTCAAGTGGGCATGCCGCTGAAACTGGGCTACCGAGTCGACAACATCAGCACCGGACACAACTTGCCCACGGGCTCGCTCGGTGCTCAACCCCAACTGTGGCTGAACGCGGCTCTGATCAACCCCAACGGGCAACGCGTCTGGGAGACCGGGTACCTGGATGCCAATGCCGACCTGTGTGACATGCACAGCGTCGAAGTTGCCAAAGGACGAATCCCTCGCGACAAGGGTCTTTTCAACCTGCAAACCAAGTTCTTGATCAACAACGTTCGTGGCACCGACCGCGAGGCCGCGTTGCCACTGAACTTCAGCCTGGACCAACTGGTGTTCCTGCGTCCTGGGGCGGTGCCCGTCAGCGTGCTCAATCACCCGCCACTGATCCGCATGGAAGCTCACAGCATTGCGCCGCTGGACCATCGAGTTGCCAAGTACACCATTCCGGCGGAAGCGTTCCAAGTTCCCGGGCCCTACCGACTGAGTGTCCGGATGCGGAGTCGAACCGAACCCATGTATTTCATGCGTCAGATCAACAGCACACCTGATATGATTCGCCGAATGAATGAGCGGATGATTGACATCTGCCATGACTCGCACACTTTCATGGTGCGTTGA
- a CDS encoding 3-keto-disaccharide hydrolase, which produces MSFRKFLATPTPRVFAGLLALCLAISLTPQVVSAQEKDSVATEKSDASKPDAKPAETKSEKKAEKASDDANEEKASKPKQDASEAPTADAPKSEKMADEKADNETAPQEEVAEEKPAEPKPDPTWVEKGVWTLPPTEGPVAVDFKLIGEYAGDVAIATEKKTDDSDASTETTNQRFGIQIRALGSGEFEALAYEGGLPGDENFNEATQLRLIGRRNGETLVLSGGPWALFAGPEKCRLINFEGDSLGELPRVIRTSPTMGAQPPKEALVLFNGENTDQFSKARIADEGLLAQGANIKWLLNDFDLHLEFRIPHMPGKQGQQRGNSGIYLQSRYECQVLDSFGTERVFNGLGALYRFKPPRLNMAFPPLTWQTYDVRFTAARFGVDGKKLRPAHVTSWVNGVKVQDNVALPGPTGAGKPEEALPLPTLLQDHSDPVRFRNVWVLDRGLATGDSFPLQTENEAGTQVPPGT; this is translated from the coding sequence ATGTCATTTCGCAAATTTCTCGCGACCCCAACCCCACGCGTTTTCGCGGGTTTGCTCGCTCTGTGCCTGGCGATTTCGCTGACGCCCCAGGTAGTGTCGGCACAAGAAAAGGACTCGGTCGCAACCGAAAAGTCAGACGCGTCCAAACCCGACGCAAAACCAGCCGAGACCAAGAGCGAAAAGAAGGCCGAAAAGGCTTCTGACGACGCCAATGAAGAAAAGGCCTCGAAACCAAAACAGGACGCCTCAGAGGCCCCCACAGCGGACGCTCCCAAGAGCGAGAAAATGGCCGATGAAAAGGCCGACAACGAAACAGCTCCTCAAGAAGAAGTCGCGGAAGAAAAACCAGCCGAGCCCAAACCCGATCCGACTTGGGTGGAGAAAGGTGTTTGGACCTTGCCACCGACCGAAGGACCTGTCGCCGTTGACTTCAAGTTGATCGGCGAATACGCCGGCGATGTCGCGATTGCAACTGAAAAGAAAACGGATGACTCCGATGCATCCACCGAAACCACCAACCAACGATTCGGCATCCAAATCCGAGCCCTCGGCTCAGGTGAGTTCGAAGCCCTGGCTTACGAAGGCGGACTGCCTGGCGACGAGAACTTCAACGAGGCCACTCAGCTGCGTTTGATCGGACGCCGCAACGGAGAAACGTTGGTCCTCTCGGGCGGCCCCTGGGCGTTGTTCGCGGGCCCTGAAAAGTGCCGTTTGATCAACTTCGAAGGCGACTCGCTCGGCGAATTGCCTCGCGTGATTCGAACCAGCCCCACGATGGGCGCTCAGCCACCCAAGGAAGCACTCGTGCTTTTCAACGGCGAGAACACCGACCAATTTTCCAAGGCCCGGATCGCCGACGAAGGCTTGCTCGCCCAAGGTGCCAACATCAAATGGTTGCTCAACGACTTTGACCTGCACCTGGAATTCCGAATCCCGCACATGCCCGGCAAACAAGGCCAACAACGAGGCAACAGTGGCATCTATCTGCAAAGCCGCTACGAGTGCCAAGTCCTGGATTCATTCGGTACCGAACGAGTCTTCAATGGCTTGGGAGCCCTGTATCGCTTCAAGCCACCACGTTTGAACATGGCGTTCCCGCCACTGACTTGGCAGACCTATGACGTTCGCTTCACCGCGGCACGGTTTGGTGTGGATGGCAAGAAACTTCGTCCCGCTCACGTGACCTCCTGGGTCAACGGCGTGAAGGTCCAAGACAATGTCGCCTTGCCAGGTCCCACCGGAGCTGGCAAGCCCGAAGAAGCGCTTCCCTTGCCAACGTTGCTGCAAGACCATTCCGACCCCGTCCGGTTCCGCAACGTCTGGGTCCTCGACCGAGGACTCGCAACCGGCGACTCGTTCCCACTTCAAACCGAGAACGAAGCAGGTACGCAGGTGCCACCGGGTACGTGA
- the uvrA gene encoding excinuclease ABC subunit UvrA, whose product MGPRQSSTSKPKVARQPISVRGCRVHNLREIDVDIPRGELVVICGLSGSGKTSLALDTLYAEGQRSYIESFSAYTRQYLNQLDKPDCDSISGIPPAIAVTRASAVKTNRSTVATSTEIAEHLRLLFARASELVCYQCGQPVVIDSPQSVAAQLSDPAAKVQRAIVGFELWLPNRKAASEILLGLQQEGFVRLILKGETFQLSDEDRSKMAKRIGSKGVSATVVVDRLSSSSEMSRWTESLETAMTEGNGRAVVLFQSDAEDLFATLPTQSVDGREMRQRVASDRHRCDHCDIEYPDPVARAFNFNHPMGACAECEGFGDVIGIDMDRIVPDKSKSIREGAIAPWNAPSYQHELEELLALAEDYDLPVDVPFSSLKKKHLKLIHEGVRERKFGGLNGFFAWLDRKKYKMHIRVFASRYRSYRTCPACGGDRLKPESLAYKVGGNNISEMLAMRCDQLDRFLDEWFGEDVGKLSGAGSSSIDEVVREKLVGYQTQAELLVADQQRRHTIASEPVRQIRDRLHYLDQVGLGYLQLNRTLRTLSGGETQRIALTLALGSTLVGMLYVLDEPTAGLHPVDVEQLVDAITKLRDRGNTVVVVEHNDTLIQLADRVVEIGPGAGVGGGLVTFEGTPKQLMKAKDSLTGRYLGKNRKRSIQLDLTDERSATGALILSGASGHNLRDIDVEFPLGCMTVVTGRSGSGKSSLIHDTLFGAVSTRLAERRGEVPSADIVAGTLPFRSLQGEHAIDDCLLVDQSPISRSPRSCPVTFAKAFDPIRQAFAETVDAKIRNFKPGHFSFNSSAGQCAACEGAGVQTVDMQFLADVSMRCGECRGRRYRDEVLQVRYRDRTIADVLEMTVREASEFFREMPKVQNKLKRLIDVGLDYVALGQPATTLSSGEAQRLKLAAFLAGSSKRRTLFLMDEPTTGLHFDDITRLLKCFDALIDEGHSLVVIEHHPMLMAAADQIIEVGPGAAEDGGQIVASGTRDEVASVNDSLTGQILRQML is encoded by the coding sequence ATGGGACCGAGGCAAAGTTCAACATCAAAACCGAAAGTCGCACGCCAGCCGATTTCGGTTCGCGGGTGCCGGGTTCACAATCTGCGTGAGATCGATGTGGACATCCCTCGCGGGGAATTGGTGGTCATTTGCGGGCTTTCCGGCAGTGGGAAGACCTCCCTGGCCTTGGACACGCTGTATGCGGAGGGGCAACGCAGCTACATCGAGAGTTTTTCTGCCTACACGCGGCAATACCTGAACCAGCTGGACAAGCCGGATTGCGACAGCATTTCCGGAATCCCACCTGCGATCGCCGTCACTCGTGCCTCGGCGGTCAAAACCAATCGCAGCACCGTGGCAACGTCGACCGAAATCGCGGAACACCTGCGTCTGCTGTTCGCACGTGCATCCGAATTGGTGTGTTATCAGTGCGGGCAACCGGTTGTGATCGACAGTCCTCAAAGCGTTGCCGCCCAGCTCAGCGACCCAGCCGCGAAAGTTCAGCGGGCGATTGTGGGGTTTGAACTCTGGTTGCCGAACCGGAAAGCTGCCTCAGAGATCTTGCTCGGCCTTCAACAGGAAGGGTTCGTGCGTCTGATCCTCAAAGGCGAAACTTTCCAACTGTCCGATGAGGACCGCAGCAAAATGGCCAAGCGGATTGGATCAAAGGGGGTGTCGGCGACCGTGGTCGTCGATCGGCTGTCATCGTCGTCCGAAATGTCGCGTTGGACCGAGTCGTTGGAAACCGCGATGACCGAAGGCAATGGTCGCGCGGTCGTGTTGTTTCAATCCGATGCGGAGGATCTGTTCGCAACCTTGCCCACGCAGTCCGTTGACGGCCGTGAGATGCGGCAGCGTGTCGCCAGCGATCGGCATCGTTGCGATCACTGCGACATTGAATATCCCGATCCGGTCGCACGAGCGTTCAACTTCAACCATCCGATGGGAGCATGCGCTGAGTGCGAAGGGTTTGGAGATGTGATCGGGATCGACATGGACCGGATCGTTCCGGACAAGTCGAAGTCGATTCGCGAAGGGGCCATCGCCCCTTGGAATGCTCCTTCGTACCAGCATGAATTGGAGGAGTTGTTGGCGCTCGCGGAGGACTATGACCTGCCCGTTGACGTCCCTTTTTCGAGTTTAAAGAAGAAGCATCTGAAGCTGATTCACGAAGGTGTCCGCGAACGCAAATTTGGTGGTTTGAATGGGTTCTTCGCGTGGTTGGATCGCAAGAAATACAAGATGCACATCCGTGTGTTTGCCTCGCGATACCGTAGCTATCGGACTTGCCCGGCATGTGGTGGTGACCGATTGAAGCCCGAGTCGCTGGCGTACAAAGTCGGCGGGAACAACATTTCAGAAATGTTGGCGATGCGGTGCGATCAGCTGGACCGGTTTCTAGACGAGTGGTTCGGTGAGGACGTGGGAAAGCTCTCAGGGGCGGGTTCCAGTTCAATCGATGAAGTGGTTCGCGAGAAATTGGTCGGCTATCAGACCCAAGCCGAGTTGTTGGTCGCCGATCAGCAGCGTCGCCACACGATCGCCAGCGAACCGGTTCGTCAAATTCGTGATCGGTTGCACTACTTGGATCAAGTCGGTCTGGGGTACCTGCAACTCAATCGCACGCTGCGAACCTTGTCTGGAGGAGAGACCCAGCGAATCGCATTGACACTGGCGTTGGGCAGCACGTTGGTTGGCATGTTGTACGTGCTGGATGAACCGACCGCCGGATTGCATCCGGTCGATGTGGAGCAATTGGTCGACGCGATCACGAAGCTTCGCGATCGTGGCAACACCGTCGTGGTGGTCGAACACAACGACACGCTGATTCAGCTTGCGGATCGTGTGGTTGAGATTGGTCCGGGCGCGGGGGTTGGTGGAGGCTTGGTGACTTTCGAGGGCACGCCGAAGCAGTTGATGAAGGCGAAAGACAGTTTGACGGGACGGTATCTCGGCAAGAATCGCAAGCGTTCGATCCAATTGGATTTGACGGATGAGCGATCAGCCACCGGTGCATTGATTCTTTCAGGAGCGAGCGGGCACAATCTCCGAGACATTGACGTGGAGTTTCCGCTGGGGTGCATGACCGTGGTCACCGGGCGATCGGGAAGCGGCAAGAGTTCATTGATCCATGACACCTTGTTCGGTGCCGTGTCCACGCGGTTGGCCGAACGTCGCGGTGAAGTTCCTTCGGCGGACATCGTTGCCGGGACGCTTCCCTTCCGATCGTTGCAGGGCGAGCATGCGATTGATGATTGTTTGTTGGTCGATCAATCACCGATCAGCCGCAGTCCTCGCAGTTGCCCGGTCACGTTTGCGAAAGCGTTTGATCCGATCCGGCAAGCGTTCGCGGAAACGGTGGATGCCAAGATTCGGAACTTCAAACCGGGGCACTTCAGTTTCAATTCCTCGGCCGGTCAATGTGCGGCGTGCGAGGGAGCGGGCGTGCAAACGGTCGACATGCAGTTCCTGGCCGATGTGTCGATGCGATGCGGTGAATGTCGGGGACGGCGTTACCGCGACGAAGTGTTGCAGGTTCGCTATCGAGATCGCACGATCGCGGATGTGCTGGAGATGACTGTCCGGGAGGCGTCCGAGTTCTTTCGCGAAATGCCGAAGGTGCAGAACAAATTGAAGCGTTTGATCGATGTCGGGCTGGACTATGTCGCCTTGGGGCAGCCCGCGACAACGCTTTCGAGCGGTGAGGCACAACGTTTGAAGTTAGCGGCGTTCCTCGCGGGATCGAGCAAGCGACGGACTTTGTTCTTGATGGACGAGCCCACGACCGGACTGCATTTCGACGACATCACGCGGTTGCTGAAGTGCTTCGATGCATTGATCGACGAAGGGCATTCGTTGGTCGTGATCGAGCACCATCCCATGTTGATGGCGGCGGCAGATCAAATCATCGAAGTGGGACCCGGTGCGGCGGAGGATGGCGGCCAGATCGTTGCCAGCGGGACTCGCGATGAAGTGGCTTCGGTCAACGACAGTTTGACCGGCCAAATCTTGCGGCAGATGCTTTGA